One Saimiri boliviensis isolate mSaiBol1 chromosome 7, mSaiBol1.pri, whole genome shotgun sequence genomic window, accagtttttccactTAACACCGTTTTATTTCCAGGGTACCCCACTGCATTTATTAGTGGTTGTCTTGTATCCTTAGTCTTCTGCCATCCATGATTACTTCTCAGCCTGTTTTTCCATGACCTGGAAAATTTGAAGAATACTCTTCACATATTCCAAATATGTCTTTTTCTCATTAGATTCAGGTTACAGGTTTTTGGAAATCACAGAAGTACAGTACACTTTACATCCTATTGGGGGCACACATCACTGGTGATATTAACATTGATCACTTGGGTAAGTCTGCCAAGTTTCTCCACTGCAAAGTTACTCTTTTTCCCTTTATATACTCTTTTCTTTAGGAGGAGTCACTAAATCTAGCCCATGTTCTTAAGCTTCACCCTGTGAAAGGGGGAGTATCTGCATACATTTGGAAATCTTTAAGGAAattctgtcttctccctgtgggagactttttaaaagtctttggTTTTTCAACAGCTCCCAAGTTCAAataatctttctgcctcagcttcctcaagaGCTGGAACCAGAGGTCTGTGCCACTATGGCTGGCTcaacctttgttttttttaaaaaatcttttggaaggctgaggggggtggaggtcgggagttcaagaccagcctggccaagatggtgaaaccccatctctactaaaatacaaaaattagctgggagtggtggtggactctgtctctcaaaaaaaaaaaaaaaagaaaaaagaaaaaaaaaaaatcttcataagCCTGAGTCACTTTTCTagtaaaaagaaccaaagacgtgattaaaaaaaaaaaaaaaaaaaaattcagccaagtATTAGGCAGTTCTGTGCAAGACAGTCAAGACACTGGGTATTTgggatcttttttatttttatacacatgACAAGATTTTACATCAAGAATAGTCAGTTAAATAGTACAAATTTACATTCATgaggaatgttaaaaaaaattcaactaaaaAACCCACTTCTTCCTGTGACCCATAATCCCACATTTTACAGTGCAGGGGAGAAAGGGACTGGTGGGGGGCATCCAAAACAAGTTTCTCCCAAAAGAAATGACTTCAATTTCAAAGTCCCTCTCCACACAGGATCCAAACGGTGAGAGTGTAATTTACAATTCATCTTTTTCAACTGTAGattcctgtaaaaaaaaaaaacccagaagatattaaaagcagaaaaaaaaaaaaacccctagcTCACAGAAGGTTCATGCATGAAAGAAATGATTTAAATGCTCACAGTCTGACTTCTGTAAGTTACACAGTCCTAACTTTGTCAGAACTAAAACTCTGCCTAACTTTATAAGAACTGAAAATGCAAGTCACATTCTTGATATGCTATACCTTTGCTGTTTCTTGTTCTTCTTCATCTGTACCTGCATCCATTTCTTCGTCTTCATCTTGCTCTGTGTCTTCTGTTGTGTCTTCTGTTGTCTCTTCAGGTTCTTCTTCGGGTTCTTCTTCCACCTAAATGCAACATTTATGGGCCCATTAATGCTGTGGATTTATTGCCACTTTGCTCATTTCAATGTATAAAATCTTAATTAATGTCACATCTATTTATTCAGAACCAGAGAGTAAATCCTCTAACTAGAATGAATAGTCAAGCTAACGAAGGGAGGCAGGCAAAACGGAAAGAGGACATAGAAGGAAGACTTAGTTTCTAGTGCAGTGTCCAACACTAGAGGGATTCAAACATTCaatacaattatttcaaaaggTAGAAATTAGGCAAATGTCTCAAAGCTACATCCCTCAATCATGAGAAGCCTATTCTGAAAGAACAGAAACGAAGAAAGCCCGCCAGCCTCCATGGAAAGGTTGGGGATACAAACCTTTGCATCAGGGTCAATGTTCAAACTGAGGCGAAGCATTCTTTCTATTCTATCTCCATATGCTTTAGTGTCTGGTAAAAGATATCCTGACCGAAGTGTTGCTGTTTCAAATAAAACCACAGCAAGATCCAAAACTGTTTTATCATCTTCATCTTCCTGAGATGCAAGAAGATACACCAGATTAATATTAAAAGATACaaagtatttaaattaaaagacaagCAAGAGGACTCCTGTAACACTACCTTAATTCGTCGAAGCATGTCTCTGATCAGTGGGTGTCTGGGattaatttcaaatgttttcttctgactTGCATAGTAACTGTTAAGGGATAAGAATGAACATTAACAAAACATATCCAATTTTAGGGTTCATTTCTCTTACTCTTTCATAATTACAGAGAACAACttttggtaaaaaaaataaaaatgtactattGACACTTCAACACCATAGGTTTGAACTTTGAGGGTCCACTTATATGCTaattttttctcaataaataCAGCCCACCCTCCATGTCAGCAGATTCAACAACCAAACTCGGATAGAAAATACTGTATTCTTGGGATGTGGAATCCATACATATAGAACTCCAACTCTTCCTATACACGGGTTCCACAGGGCAGACTAGGGGACTAGAATATGTGTGTGGATTTTGGCAGGGGTCCTAGAACCAATCCCTCTTGTATACCTAGGGATGACTGTACTTTTCCAGTCCACTTTATCTGCAGAATCAATCAACCttggattaaaaatattaagaaaggacaaaacaaaaaataaaaaacccaacaCAGTATAATAGCTATTTATATAGCACTTACATTGCATTAGGTGTTAATCTACAGATTAAAGTATATGAGAAGATGTGCCtaggtcaggtgtccccaaactttttacacagggggccagttcactgtccctcagaccgttggagggccgccacatactgtgctcctctcactgaccaccaatgaaagaggtgccccttcctgaagtgtggcggggggccggataaatggcctcaaggggccgtaTGCGGccccgggccgtagtttggggatgcctggcctaggttatatgcaaatacaacaTGACTTTTTATAAGAGACTTGACTATGCATGGATTTTGTTATCCATGGATGTCCTGGAACCAATACCCCAGGATACAAAGGGATGACTGCATTGTTTCCTTAGATTTTGTGGAGATATGGTATTAttatattgcacaggctggtcttgaactcatggcctcaagtgatcctctcacctcagtctcccagagtgttgggattagacatgtgagccatgtgcccagcctatattgcTCCCTTTTaatggggaggcaggcagggtgcGAGTGGACATGGTtagatgaaaaatgaaaggaattatTTATATGAGTTCAAAGCACCTAAGAGCATGCCTGAACGGATGAACTGAATGTCCTGTTTGTTCCCTCTTAGTTTATTTTTACTATCATAATTgtagctctgcctcccagagtccaGAAAAATCTATGTTGTCTCTGGGTGCTGCTCCAATAATAGTACCTTCTCTATGATGCCTTCACGAATATGATTCtaagaaaaattaactttttatctgAACTCAGTTCCAAATGCGTTTTGAATATACCTTCAAAATCCTTAGCATTTTACTGTTCATTgtgattattctctcttctctaGTTTAAAGCTCTGAGGACACGGAGGAACCACATCTATCCCTATCCTGGTGTACCCATTATCTATGTAGAGCCTGGATTATAACTTgatttgcgtttttttttttttttttttaaagagacaggtctagctatgttacccaggctagagctAAGTGCAGGGCCATTACAGCACACTGCAGTATTGAAGTCCTGGGATCgactgatcctcttgcctcagcctcccgagtattgGGGACAACAGgaataagtcaccatgcctggctttgatCTGTCATTTTCACTAGTCTGAAGTTACAAAAGACAGGAGTTATATCTACCTGTGACATAGTAAGTgttcatatttgttgaatgaaaagtAACTTCCTATTAATTAAACATTTCCTGAAATTCATAGGTGGACATGTTTTAAATGGCCCTTGTACTGCTGCAGTGGGGTATCAGATAAACAGAACACTATTCTCTACATGAAATTTATAGTCAAGACATAAGacatatatgaattttggaattaTGACAACAATGGAAACTACGTTTGTGAGAAAAAGCTTTAAGAAGAAGAATCCTTAAACTAGGCcttggggaaaaaagaatgatGACTAGATAGCATATCGGAAACACACCCAGGtgaaagagaatgaaagcagGGAAGTCATTTTCACGGTCATTGCTGTGAcattaaaacataaacataaaatactgtatttcttgaaaataaaaggtACCAAAGACTCATTAAACCTCCAGGTATAGGCCCTTGAGTTGAAATACTGTTAATTCACAGGTTGTGTACTATTTACTTTAAGAGACTTTCTGTCTGGGTACCTATAATTTAATGCTTCAGGGTGTGGAGGACATGATTTGAAATGAACTTAACTCAATTGAGAAATGTGATTAACCTCATATGCAACtattacatttgaaaatgtaaaataaattcagaTATGAGGCTAAGCATATAATCCGATGCAAAAGCAAAGACAAtatgcagccaggcacagtggttcatgaaTCTCtgcatttgggaggcagaggctggcagattATTAGGtcgagactgagaccatcctggccaacatggtgaaatcccatctctactaaaaatacaaaaattagctgagcatggtggcgcgtgcctgtagtcccagctactcgggaggccaaggcaggagaatcgcttgaacctggaaggtggaggttgcagtcagtcgaGATTGCACTGTTACACTCCAGCcaagtgacagtgagactctgtctcaaaaaagaaaaaaagacacagtatGCATAACAGATTAAGAAAATCCCCATTTATATATCAAATACAATAAATATGATAAAGTCATGAGTCAAAGACCTTTTCCTTCTCAATTGAATGTAGGAGAAATCCCTTTGTAAATTTGTTGTCTACCTTCTAGTAGACAGGGGTAGACATTTAAGACAATTTTACTCTTTGTTTTGAAGCTGGTATCATCTCCAAAGGGAAGAATGGGTAAGAGCCAACACCCTGGCAGGGACTTTCCCAAGGATGCTTACTTTGTAGAGATGTCCTTGCCTGTCTGGTACGCTTGTGCTTTCATGATTCTTTCCATGTTGCCAGACCATCCATACTGGCTGGCCACCAAAGCACACGGAGATTCTGTCAGGCGCTGAGACACCACAGCCTTTTCAATCTTAGGAAAAGAAATCAAGTCAGATATAAATTAATATCAACAGGTAAGGTCATTCAGCAATTGTATTTCAACTTTCTAAGACTTTATCACTTAAGATTGTAAACATAGAAGCAGGTCATAAAAACAGCTTTCCTTAAGGTTTAGGAGAATTTGTAGAAGACGCTTACttgataatatgatttttttagtCAGAAGGAACTAAACAccagcttttaaaaacatgtaaaatttaaTCTATAAAAAGTTATTAACCAAGCAATATTAAACTACTGTCACAAGTTTTAAGCCGTCTCCCaataatttaattacattaattaaactaaaattttacCATTCTAATGGTTACAAAGTAACCAGCTGCAGCTTAATTTGTTGACAAAATATCTTTCTCTTAAATGCAGATACTAAtattttcacaatttaaaatttcCACAATACCTTGTCCTTAAGGGCTTTGTCTTTCATCCAATTGAGCAGAGGCTCAAATTCTTTCTCAACTGCTTCGCGACTCTCCTTAGTTTTCTCACTTTCATCAAATTTCACTCCTTCCTTGGCAACATTCTGGAACCTCTTCCCATCAAATTCAGGAAGAGCCTGAATGCAGTATTCATCCACGGGTTCTGTGAGGTAAATAACTTCATAGCCCTTTTTCAGAAGTCGCTCAACGAATGGAGAAGATTCAGCCTACAAAATTAAGAGAAGTCAATGTTTTCTAGGTCTGGCCTTGGTATATTGTTTATCTTAGCAGCTGCTATGTTTATACATTAGTAaaaaccccattttacaggtgaagtaGGCTCAGAGAATGTAAATGACCTTCCCGTCAGTGACTGCCCAGGACTTATAACTACTCAAGTTACATAATTAAGTTTTCCTTTCCTCCCGTCAAGAGTTGGCTGTAAATCCCCAGCTTCATTCCAGAATGGCTGACAACACTTGGCATTCATCTCACCTCTTTTCTGCTGGACCCAGCCATGAAGTagattttgtcttgtttttccttcattctttccacATACTGGTCTAGGCTAGTAATGTCAGTTGGATGATGAGAAGATTGGAACCTAAGAAGTTTAGCAAGACGTGTTCGATTTGAGTGGTCTTCAATCACACCAAGCTTGATGTTGGTACCAAATTCTTTCCAAAAAGTATCATTGTATTTCTCATCAGCAATCTTCTTGATCATGTCCAGAGTTTTGCGAACAAGCTTTTTCCTAATCACCTAAACACAATGAAAGAATAACTGATTAGAGAAGTTCATCTCAAACTTTTTAGAATGTAAGGTACCCAGGGAGGAGTATGAAAGCTACAAAGATGGTATCATCATTGCCATTTATTGAGGGGCAGGAAATGGTGAAGCACTCCTGTTCATTCATACATTGGGCTGAAACTCAGCTGTCTGTGCAAATAGCCACAAGATTGCTTTAATGTTTATATTCTAACCCTAGGGCTCACTGATACTCTCTAGGATCTAAATGAAGTCAACAAATATGTTActttcaaatacttttaaaatcaaaaactaaagataaaaaactAAGGAGTTTTCTAATTATGGAAGTATTAGAGGGGAAAGGTTTAATGAAAGGCTTAATAAAAAAGGTGGCTAAGTGATAAAGTCTGTATGACAAAATGTTAATTGTGGACCACTCAGTGGATCTATATGGATGTTCACTGtacaattctttaattttttctagatttttgaaACTTCATTGTTAAATGTTGGGAGAAAAATAATCAGATTCCTAGGACCTGATAAGCCCAGAATGAAACAAGTTCATCTGAAGATTCACGGACTAGACCCAAAATCTGGTTACTCTAAAAATGAAGCCTGCCCTCTGAACCCCAAACAGCAAAGTGGACAGTTTCTTCCCAGAAACACTTACTTTAAGCAGTTTATGTTGCTGAAGAGTCTCACGGGACACATTCAAGGGGAGATCATCTGAGTCCACCTTCAGATGGCAAAACAAAGTTCAGTGAGCAATAAAACCATTGGAAGAAAGCAAAGCCAAACAAACACACTACACTGCCAGACCCCCACAACAATGACCCCTTCTCCCAAACTTCAGATACTTACCACACCCTTGACAAAATTAAGGTACTTAGGCATCATATCATGGAAGTCGTCTGTGATGAACACACGGCGCACATAGAGCTAAGGAGACCAAAAAAAAGGTCACTTCCTAAAAATTAGACTTTCAAATTTTAAACGCAGTTTATATGACTTAAAAACTCACCTTAATGTAATCACTCTTTTTAGATCCATATTCGTCAAATAGACCACGTGGAGCAGATGTGGGTACAAATAAAATTGATTTGAAGGTAACTTCCCCTTCAGCAGTAAAGTGAATATAAGCCATGGGGTCATCACTTTCCTGTGGAAAATTGGCATCTTAGTCATTCAAATGACACAGGAGAAAAGCAGTGTAAGAACTAAGAAATATACTACGTGGTACACATTCAGTTTAGCAATTAACAAAAAATTTCCCTTACCCGCCCCgcccctcaaaaaaaaagagaaagaaaagggtagAGTGAAGAAATGAGTAGGAATGCAATTCTAATTCACTAGACATGGTTGTTTTGATAATGACTGTCAATAACATTATTTCCTAAACTTGCAGAAGGATGAATGAGTTTATGTTTCCTATGTGTGAGAGAAGTGACTAGGAAAACCACCACCTTGcctaaatgacaaaattatatacAACACTTCAGTGTACCCTTGAACTACAGTAAGTACTCAAGAACATGTTTCTTCTGTGGAATTTAGCTCTAGCAGTGGCCACAAAGATGTATGTAAATCctgtaaaacaaaatcagaaattctgTTGATTTGCATTATCTATTACTGTACCACACATATGGCTGTTAAACATTTGAAACGTAGGTAGTTCAAATTCAGATGTGCTGAtaagtgtaaaatacattttgacaGCATAGTACAAAATCTTTAAAAGGATGTAAAAtgtcttatttgtttttgtattgatTATATGGTGAAATAATACTATTTGGCATATGCtgggttaaataaattacattaacaTTTCATGGTTCCCTTTTTTTGTATGGcttctaaaaaatttaaagtcgTATGTGTGGCTCacattaattatatttctttctttctttttctttttcttttttttttttttttaaaaaagacggggtttcaccatgtcagccaggatgttctcgatttcttgaccttgtgatctgcccgcctcggcctcccaaagtgctgggattacaggcttgagccactgcgcccagctacattaattgtatttctaataCAGCTGCCTTAATATAAAACAAGTTGATAGACACTAAAACTTTAGAGTTTATGGAAATAAAAGTGAAGGAAGAAGCAACAGTGTTTCAAGAGCTGAAATTTAAAGGCTATGGAatagagaaaacaacaaatacagacacagaaTATGAAGTTTTATTTAGCTATGGGTAAGTCCACTAGAGCATTCTATTACTCATACCAAATGCTGCTGGGGAAACATTGACTTGAAACCACCTTAAtgctagttttgcatttttaagagtTTCAAGAAGGgatcagtaaaagaaaaaaaaaataggtaaggaAACATAGGCAAAGGATCTCACAGTAAGTGTTTGATGTCATAAGCAAGCTCTTTAAAGACGAAAGCCACTTAACATGATTTCATGTTTTACGGGTTTTGTGGTGGAAATCACACATCTACCTATGTAGGtggttcttaatctttttttgtcACACAAAATCCTTGGCAAGCTGGTGAAGCCTACAGATgccttctcaaaataattttttaaaaaatcacatattacaaaatacacaggaataaaaaggaaaccaATTCGTTTAAACAGCCACAAAACTGTTTCAAACATTCTTGATTTTGTAATGTTTCACTATTATATTAACTACGAACTAGGACTCAATGTAATAACTGCTGCAATTTTGAAGTAGTGATGAGCGTAATAATTCAATTTAAGTAAAAATGGTGTGTTCTGGAAACCAATTACTCTTAAATTCTCTACTGAGATGCCAATCTCAAAGcttcatataaaatttaactgATTAGGTCAATAAGCCAGAAATAGATATATTATAGTTGGCCTAAAGgtcttttctttgaattttctcgCTGGGAAAAAATAGGAATGAACCATCTCATATTCATGGTCATATACCATATACAATTAAACTAACAGGATGATAATTTTGTCTACTCATTAATTACCAGAAGCTAgggaattataaatatttacctTTGAAAATGATTTGTAGAAAGCTTTGTATTCATCATCTTCTACTTCTTTTGATGGTCTCTGCCATATTGGTTTGATATCATTCATAAGTTCCCAGTCCCACACAGTTTTTTCAACCTGAAGTTATTATAGTATTTGATTAGTCTCTCTTAGCACTCATCAAGATTACCCTAGCAGTAACCATGGCTTCAGatttcaaaagaatatatatggaACCagaggcctggcgtggtggctcacacctgcaattctagcactttgggaggccagggtactgtttgagcacaggagttcaagaccagtccaggcaaaacctccgtctcaaaaaaattttaaaaattagccagtcctgttggtgtgtgcctgtagtcttagctacttgggaggctgaggcaaaaggactgcttaagcctaggagttcaaagttTGAAgggagctatgatcgtgccactgcactccagactaggtggcagagactctgtctccagattaaagaaaaaaaaaaaaaaaggcaccaaaAGATACCTGTTATCTAGTAAGGTTTCTGCCAACTCCCATCaaaagcaaagtatttttctcaatatttaattcaaaaagaCAATTGTTAACTGATGAAAAGCCAAGTaagtttttttgttatttttaactagCAAAAATATTTCTTGTAAATAGTTGTTTTGAGATTAGAAGGAATTACATGTTACATATTCCTATTTCATGACTTAATccaacattttacaaaaatatttctcaaccACCACAACCAATACTTCTTACTCTGCTACCTAAGCAAGGCAGAACTATTTTTATAGTTAATCCCTACATCATAAAAGGACAAAAGAGGACTCAGaaagctttttaatattttaaaattccaaacatATAAGCCACCAGTCCTAGGCAATATATAAGAGTCAGAAAACTCTTCATAAAAATGACCTGGGTTTGATATTTAAAACTTTCTACCAGACAAGGTACTCAACATAGAAACATAGGCCTCATTTTAAAAGCTGGCTCCATGGACTTAGCACCTGGAGAAGGTAGAACTTTAAGAACTGAAGCTGACCTCAAAACAGCCAGTGCAGACTTGGGTTTTCCTGGTTTTGCCCATACATGTTAAACAACATCTTACTCAGGGAGATGAAGCAGACTTTACCTTTTTagtctttggtttcttttcttcttcttcttcctctactGCAGCTTCATCATcagattcttctttctcttcttttgctgCTTCTTCTTCCTCCATGGGCTCCTCAACAGTTTCAGTCtgttgaaataaaaggagaatatGGTTAAACTCATTTGTTTAACAATCCTGTCTACAGAATATGACATAACGTTACCAAAAAATAGGTCTTTGTAAGAACACCCTGAAGGTATGTATCCTCAACTAATATACCACACTttgccttcattcttttttttttttctgagacagagtctcactttgtcgccaaggctggaatgcagtggggcaatcttagcttactgcaacctttatctcctgggtttaagcgattctcctgcctcagcctcccaagtagctgggactataggcaagtgccaccacacccagctaatttttttgtagttctagtagagacggggttttgccatgttggccaggctggtctcgaactcctgacctgaagtgatccacgtgccttggcctctcaaagtgctgggattacaggcgtgagccactgtgcccagcctgccttcATTCTTTTagtgtttaatatttaaatacgTGCCAAAGTAATACATATAAGTTTTTAATCAATATGGATTTACCTTGCTGCTCCATACATAAATAGGAAAGTTTATGAACTGTGAATATTTTTTGACGAGATTTTTAATTGTATCCAATTCAAGGTAATCAGATGCTTCTTCTTTTAGGACAAGGCTGCAAGAAAAATTGGAAGTTTAGTGACATCTAACATTTAGGATATGAGATTATAAATTCATCTAAATACCATGGTAATAGCCGGCAGTTCTGTGTAATCCAAGATGTCCTAATTATTTGTTAACTCTCCATCACCAATAAGGGTTTGTGGGCTAAAATGTTAACACATACAGAGATTCAGTAAAGCGAAGAATCTCCTCTACATTACCCCAAGTGGAGAATAActgtagaaaatgaaaatattcccaACCTTCTGaatagattgttttttttttcatttgtcaagGTGAGAAAGCACtgaaaaattctggagaaaaataGAATCATGCACTCTCATAGCTTTTACTGTTATTCTAGAAATCTAATGATTATTGTAGATAACTATTCctaattaat contains:
- the HSP90B1 gene encoding endoplasmin, whose amino-acid sequence is MRALWVLGLCCVLLTFGSVRADAEVDVDGTVEADLGKSREGSRTDDEVVQREEEAIQLDGLNASQIRELREKSEKFAFQAEVNRMMKLIINSLYKNKEIFLRELISNASDALDKIRLISLTDENALSGNEELTVKIKCDKEKNLLHVTDTGVGMTREELVKNLGTIAKSGTSEFLNKMTEAQEDGQSTSELIGQFGVGFYSAFLVADKVIVTSKHNNDTQHIWESDSNEFSVIADPRGNTLGRGTTITLVLKEEASDYLELDTIKNLVKKYSQFINFPIYVWSSKTETVEEPMEEEEAAKEEKEESDDEAAVEEEEEEKKPKTKKVEKTVWDWELMNDIKPIWQRPSKEVEDDEYKAFYKSFSKESDDPMAYIHFTAEGEVTFKSILFVPTSAPRGLFDEYGSKKSDYIKLYVRRVFITDDFHDMMPKYLNFVKGVVDSDDLPLNVSRETLQQHKLLKVIRKKLVRKTLDMIKKIADEKYNDTFWKEFGTNIKLGVIEDHSNRTRLAKLLRFQSSHHPTDITSLDQYVERMKEKQDKIYFMAGSSRKEAESSPFVERLLKKGYEVIYLTEPVDEYCIQALPEFDGKRFQNVAKEGVKFDESEKTKESREAVEKEFEPLLNWMKDKALKDKIEKAVVSQRLTESPCALVASQYGWSGNMERIMKAQAYQTGKDISTNYYASQKKTFEINPRHPLIRDMLRRIKEDEDDKTVLDLAVVLFETATLRSGYLLPDTKAYGDRIERMLRLSLNIDPDAKVEEEPEEEPEETTEDTTEDTEQDEDEEMDAGTDEEEQETAKESTVEKDEL